TCCGGCGTCTGCGAAAGTCAGATAAACGGCTGGAGGTGGTGTCTGTCCCCAAGGACGTGCGTCGCATGAACTGTCGGTGCATGCGAATGAGGGCCACGCACACCAGGATGTTGCAGATCACGGTCACCAGGATCAGGAAGGAGCTGAAGCCCGCGTACATATAGGAATATGCTGCATGGGTGGACACGTTTGTTCGCCAGTCTATGAAACACCAAGTGTAAGGGTACTGCAAAGTAGATTTGCCGAGCCCCATGCTGGGGAGGGCGCAGAACAGCACGTTGGAAGCGTAGATGGCAAAGAGCGTGAGCCCTGCCAGCTTCTTGTCTACGTAATGGTTGTAGAAATAGGCATGGTTGATGGCCAGGTACCTCTCTATAGACATGGCACAGATAATGCTGAGGCCAGACAGCCcaaagaagaggaggatgaaggaGCTGTACTCACACagtgcagctcctcctggccaTTGGTTCTGCAGATAAGTGGCAATTGTGACTGGACTCACCAGGCAGGTCCCCAAGAGATCTGTGACTGCCAGTCCACAGACCAGCGTGTAGAAAGTGGtctccttctgctccttcctGGACTTGCAGAGCACCACGATGGCTATGAGGTTGCCCACCACGCCGAAGATGAACATGACAGTGGGGATGGTGGGGGGCTTCCCGCCTTCGGCCCCGCTGGCAGTCCCGTTGGCGGAGCCGTTCGCAGGTGGCATGATGGTGGGGTCGAATGACATGATAACCACGCTGCAGCCGGCGAGTTGGGAGACGGCAAGATCGGGTCCGAAAAGGAAAAGCTCAGTGAGGGGAGACGGTTGTACAGTGCGAAAGTAAAAATTCAAATGGGCgagaagttattaaaaaaaaaaaaaaaaacaacaacaaaaatgtgGTGTATTtcaattaaagaaagaaagaaaaaaagtcctaaAATGGAGCCGAACCGGGGTGCCGTCTGTCAGCCACCGACCGCAGCcaggggagccggggctgcctcTTCCTGCCGCAGCGCTCCGCGCCCAGCCCGGAGGGGGATCGGGGCGGCCCGAGCCGAGCGGAGCCGCCTCACCGCCTCTCGCACCGACGCCGCGGAGGGCTCAGCGCGGCGCTGGGGCGGCGGCTCCAGGTGCCCCCGGGGGCGGCGTGAGAAGGTGCCGGAGCGCGGTGGCCGCGGCTCATCCCCCGCCGCCGGCTGGCGGTGCGGAGCTGCGCAGAGCAGTGCGGGCCGTGCGGGGTGCGGGCGCCGTCTCAGTCCCCGCGGCGCTCCCGCCGACTTTCGCCGCGGagggcgggggcggcccgggcCGCTCCGCCGCTGCTCCCCGCCCTCTCGCCCCATTGGCCGCGCCGGGCAGGGCAGGTTGCGCGGGCGGGtgcgggcgggggccggg
This genomic stretch from Corvus hawaiiensis isolate bCorHaw1 chromosome Z, bCorHaw1.pri.cur, whole genome shotgun sequence harbors:
- the PTGER4 gene encoding prostaglandin E2 receptor EP4 subtype, translated to MSFDPTIMPPANGSANGTASGAEGGKPPTIPTVMFIFGVVGNLIAIVVLCKSRKEQKETTFYTLVCGLAVTDLLGTCLVSPVTIATYLQNQWPGGAALCEYSSFILLFFGLSGLSIICAMSIERYLAINHAYFYNHYVDKKLAGLTLFAIYASNVLFCALPSMGLGKSTLQYPYTWCFIDWRTNVSTHAAYSYMYAGFSSFLILVTVICNILVCVALIRMHRQFMRRTSLGTDTTSSRLSDFRRRRSFRRMAGAEIQMVILLIATSLVVVICSIPLVVRVFVNQLYQPESVQDVRQNPDLQAIRIASVNPILDPWIYILLRKTVLSKAIEKIKCLFCRIGGARRQHSGGSFNCVDGRRTSSAMSSQSPSFISRELREISSTSQTLLYPPELSESSVGGRVLLPGPSASPAQSDTTSVRTLRSSDTSDSSQGQDSESAFLVNEISSGGRASSASKSGPLQVTFPTETLNLSEKCI